A stretch of Apostichopus japonicus isolate 1M-3 chromosome 9, ASM3797524v1, whole genome shotgun sequence DNA encodes these proteins:
- the LOC139974488 gene encoding uncharacterized protein: MLCIVRFTAFAVILLISLTAKNAVSQELNARQTPLDDIDSKIPQSYFFYRESEFPVDCYDAMHQCSSSVDSGVYLIKPAGYPEPFEVYCDNSLENGGWTVLQRRLDGSIDFNRKWEEYEAGFGFLLNEFWLGNDRIAYLTNQRTYQLRIEMTKADGSMFNLSYDDFRISDGYSNYKLVSVGQANLTSDVNITLCPTNKVFGNCTCEGTCSDPDGCTNSCSSGSTTCVCPSGYLMDGDTCQLIQECGCYLSGANDGRGKVLPEGEEYIAPNCQSRCSCSNGQLDCDDSYQCHPNAICEERDDLLQCYCNAGYTGNGLLCTRLIPPSDCQEIYESGERDNGIYQIKPTSWTGSPFDVYCNMTDEGGWTVFQRHMDGSQDFFLYWDNYKQGFGSLTNNFWLGNDKIYSFTNQRRYQLRVDLVNSNGVPYFAKYDFFRINDENDNYRLQLGSYRSESNAGDSLTYNHNQPFTTRDRDNDAWGSNCAKDYGNHYNCYYCYYNGAWWYKYCAYTSLNSPYGQDSFVWYHLPSGNRNIKFSEMKLLPV; encoded by the exons ATGCTGTGTATTGTTCGTTTTACGGCCTTTGCCGTAATTTTACTTATTTCGTTGACAGCGAAGAACGCTGTCTCACAAGAACTG AATGCCCGACAAACTCCCCTCGATGATATAGACAGCAAAATTCCAC AGTCCTATTTCTTTTATCGTGAATCCGAGTTTCCGGTAGACTGTTACGATGCTATGCACCAATGTTCCTCCTCTGTCGACAGTGGTGTCTACCTCATCAAACCCGCTGGTTATCCGGAACCATTTGAAGTTTACTGCGATAATAGCTTAGAAaatggtggatggacg GTACTGCAACGTCGGCTGGATGGATCAATTGACTTTAATCGAAAATGGGAGGAATATGAGGCTGGATTTGGATTTCTCTTAAATGAgttttggcttggaaatgataGAATTGCATATCTAACAAACCAGAGAACTTACCAACTTCGAATTGAAATGACAAAAGCAGATGGCTCCATGTTTAATTTGTCATACGACGACTTTCGCATCAGTGACGGCTACAGTAACTATAAACTCGTCAGTGTCGGACAGGCTAATCTAACGTCAG aCGTCAATATCACTTTGTGTCCAACCAACAAAGTGTTTGGCAACTGTACTTGTGAGGGCACTTGTTCTGACCCGGACGGTTGCACTAACTCCTGCAGTAGTGGATCAACAACATGTGTTTGCCCTTCTGGTTACCTGATGGACGGTGATACTTGTCAACTCATACAAGAGTGTGGATGTTACCTCTCTGGGGCCAATGATGGCAGGGGAAAAGTTTTGCCG GAGGGAGAGGAATACATTGCTCCCAATTGTCAGAGCAGATGTTCCTGCAGTAATGGTCAGTTAGATTGCGATGACAGCTATCAGTGCCACCCTAACGCAATCTGTGAAGAAAGAGACGATCTCTTGCAGTGTTACTGTAATGCAGGGTACACGGGAAATGGTTTGTTATGTACAAGACTAATACCACCGTCAGACTGCCAAGAAATATACGAAAGTGGAGAGAGAGATAATGGTATTTACCAAATCAAGCCAACCTCTTGGACTGGTTCGCCTTTCGACGTTTACTGTAACATGACAGATGAAGGAGGTTGGACG GTTTTTCAGCGTCACATGGACGGGTCTCAAGATTTCTTCCTATACTGGGATAATTACAAGCAAGGTTTCGGTAGTCTTACCAACAACTTCTGGTTAGGCAATGACAAGATATACAGCTTCACGAACCAACGACGTTATCAACTGAGAGTAGATTTAGTAAATAGCAACGGGGTGCCTTATTTTGCTAAATACGACTTTTTTCGCATCAACGACGAAAATGACAACTACAGACTTCAACTTGGTAGTTATCGGTCCGAAAGCAATGCAG GAGACAGTCTTACTTATAATCACAACCAACCATTCACCACACGTGACCGTGACAACGATGCTTGGGGTAGCAACTGTGCAAAGGATTATGGTAAtcattataattgttattattgcTACTATAACGGTGCATGGTGGTACAAATATTGTGCTTACACGTCTCTCAACTCACCATATGGCCAGGACAGTTTCGTTTGGTACCATCTGCCTTCCGGTAATAGAAACATCAAATTTTCCGAGATGAAACTACTTCCGGTATGA